One genomic segment of Kiritimatiella glycovorans includes these proteins:
- the tmk gene encoding dTMP kinase — protein sequence MKTGRFITFEGPEGGGKTTQARRLVASLQDRGLTVRHVREPGGTEIGEAIRELLQHRETEEAMTARCEVLLFAASRAQLAARVIGPALERGEWVVGDRYLDSTTVYQGPGRGLSADALDGLNRFAVAGVMPDLTLLLDLPAETGMARLEPLFADGSSAPDRIEREPIEFHRRIREGYLDLARGEPGRFRVIDASAPPEEVFATLWREISDTGWLP from the coding sequence ATGAAAACAGGTCGCTTCATCACATTCGAGGGGCCGGAGGGCGGCGGTAAGACCACGCAGGCCCGCCGGCTGGTCGCTTCGCTTCAGGATCGGGGCCTTACCGTGCGCCACGTGCGCGAACCGGGCGGGACGGAGATCGGCGAGGCCATTCGCGAACTCCTCCAGCACCGGGAGACGGAAGAGGCCATGACGGCGCGCTGCGAGGTGCTGCTCTTCGCCGCCAGTCGGGCGCAGCTGGCCGCCCGGGTGATCGGACCCGCCCTGGAGCGCGGCGAATGGGTGGTCGGCGACCGCTACCTGGATTCCACCACCGTCTATCAGGGTCCGGGGCGCGGACTCTCTGCCGATGCGCTGGACGGACTGAACCGGTTCGCCGTCGCGGGCGTGATGCCCGATCTCACCCTGCTGCTGGATCTGCCGGCGGAGACCGGTATGGCGCGGCTGGAGCCGCTGTTCGCGGACGGATCGAGCGCGCCGGACCGGATCGAGCGCGAGCCGATCGAGTTCCACCGCCGCATCCGGGAGGGATACCTCGACCTCGCCCGCGGGGAACCGGGCCGGTTTCGGGTCATCGACGCATCCGCGCCGCCGGAGGAGGTGTTCGCGACGTTGTGGCGGGAAATTTCAGACACGGGATGGCTGCCATGA
- a CDS encoding acetate/propionate family kinase gives MKILVINSGSSSIKYQLFEVTDGNDEYEVLARGQADRIGITGSTLEQKRSDGAKLHRYGEIKDHKQAINGILEMLQDSEKGVLQSLDDLWGVGHRVVHGGEDFTRSVRINKAVVKAIRKNADLAPLHNPPNLMGIQAVYEILPDIPQVAVFDTAIHQTMPRKAYMYGLPREQYKNYRIRRYGFHGTSHGYVAGQAAEALGRPLRDLKIITCHLGNGGSITAFEDGKSIDTSMGFTPLAGIVMGTRSGDLDPYIPLHMMENEGLSVSQVSAIMNKQGGLLGICGRRDMRDIRSAVVEGDREAAEAVEMYVYSIQKYIGAYAAAMNGVDAIVFTAGVGENEHHIRASVLENFGFLGLKVDVEANRNHETVITTEDSAVAGLVIHTDEELVIARDTYRLISEVESEKV, from the coding sequence ATGAAAATTCTAGTAATCAATTCCGGATCCTCATCCATCAAGTACCAGCTTTTCGAAGTCACCGACGGAAACGACGAGTACGAGGTGCTCGCCAGGGGGCAGGCCGACCGCATCGGCATCACGGGCTCGACGCTTGAGCAGAAGCGCAGCGACGGCGCCAAGCTGCACCGGTACGGGGAGATCAAGGATCATAAACAGGCGATCAACGGCATCCTGGAGATGCTTCAGGATTCTGAAAAGGGCGTGCTCCAGTCCCTGGACGACCTGTGGGGCGTGGGCCACCGCGTCGTCCACGGGGGCGAGGATTTCACCCGTTCGGTGCGGATCAACAAGGCAGTGGTCAAGGCGATCCGGAAGAACGCCGATCTCGCCCCGCTGCACAATCCTCCCAACCTGATGGGTATCCAGGCCGTCTACGAGATCCTGCCGGACATTCCGCAGGTCGCGGTCTTCGATACGGCCATTCACCAGACTATGCCCCGCAAGGCCTACATGTACGGGCTGCCGCGCGAGCAGTACAAGAATTACCGCATCCGCCGCTACGGGTTTCACGGGACGTCGCACGGATACGTCGCCGGGCAGGCCGCCGAGGCCCTGGGCCGGCCCCTGCGGGACCTGAAGATCATCACCTGCCACTTGGGGAACGGCGGATCGATCACCGCCTTCGAGGATGGGAAGTCGATCGACACGTCCATGGGCTTCACCCCGCTGGCAGGGATCGTCATGGGTACCCGCTCGGGCGACCTGGATCCCTACATTCCGCTGCACATGATGGAAAACGAGGGGCTCAGCGTCTCGCAGGTCAGCGCCATCATGAACAAACAGGGCGGACTGCTCGGGATTTGCGGCCGGCGCGACATGCGCGACATCCGCTCGGCCGTCGTCGAAGGAGACCGGGAGGCCGCGGAGGCGGTGGAGATGTACGTGTACAGTATCCAGAAGTACATCGGCGCCTACGCCGCCGCCATGAACGGAGTGGATGCTATTGTCTTTACCGCCGGAGTGGGTGAGAATGAGCACCATATCCGGGCCTCCGTGCTCGAGAATTTCGGGTTCCTCGGACTCAAGGTCGATGTCGAAGCCAACCGGAATCACGAGACCGTCATCACGACGGAGGATTCGGCGGTCGCGGGGCTGGTCATCCATACCGATGAAGAGCTGGTTATCGCGCGCGATACCTACCGGCTGATATCGGAAGTAGAATCAGAGAAGGTTTGA
- the pta gene encoding phosphate acetyltransferase yields the protein MSASDFITGVMEQVRGRGCRIVLPEGDDERVRRAAARSAAEGLADVTLLGPEEEIRSWYRQQRMEVDSLKIVDPAQSPDAGRYAELYHEARRHKGVTEEQAREAVTKSNIYGMLMVRGGEADGLVSGAVHSTADTVRPALQLVRGKRKGSMVSSLFFMVCEGVPYIFSDAGLVENPDAEQLAKIAIESSRSARQFRIPARVALLSYSTKGSADSVLTRKVVEATRRAQEMLAESGEEHEVALDGELQVDAAIVPGVAERKAPGSPLGGEARVLIFPDLNAGNIGYKLVQRLGGAEAYGPVLQGLARPVNDLSRGCSVDDIIGVVAITARQAIDGRNESS from the coding sequence ATGAGTGCGAGTGATTTCATAACCGGAGTGATGGAACAGGTCAGGGGCCGCGGATGCCGGATCGTCCTGCCTGAAGGCGACGACGAGAGGGTGCGCCGCGCGGCGGCCCGGTCGGCCGCGGAGGGTTTGGCGGACGTCACGCTACTGGGGCCGGAGGAGGAGATCCGGTCATGGTATCGTCAGCAGCGGATGGAAGTCGACTCCCTGAAGATCGTCGATCCCGCGCAGTCCCCGGACGCCGGACGATACGCGGAGCTTTACCATGAGGCGCGCCGGCACAAGGGCGTCACGGAGGAACAGGCGCGCGAGGCGGTGACCAAATCCAACATATACGGGATGCTGATGGTGCGCGGGGGCGAGGCCGACGGGCTCGTCTCCGGCGCGGTCCATTCGACGGCCGACACGGTCCGGCCCGCGCTGCAGCTCGTGCGGGGCAAGCGGAAGGGTTCGATGGTATCGAGCCTTTTCTTTATGGTGTGCGAAGGGGTTCCGTACATCTTTTCCGATGCCGGACTCGTGGAAAACCCGGATGCCGAACAGCTCGCAAAGATCGCCATCGAGAGTTCCCGTTCCGCGCGTCAGTTCCGCATTCCCGCCCGCGTGGCCCTGCTGTCCTACTCCACGAAAGGTTCGGCAGACAGTGTGTTGACCCGGAAGGTGGTGGAGGCGACCCGGAGGGCGCAGGAGATGCTCGCGGAGTCCGGCGAAGAGCATGAAGTGGCGCTGGACGGCGAACTCCAGGTCGACGCGGCCATCGTTCCCGGCGTGGCGGAGCGGAAGGCTCCCGGAAGCCCGCTCGGCGGCGAGGCGCGCGTGCTCATCTTTCCCGATCTAAACGCCGGAAACATCGGGTATAAGCTGGTGCAGCGCCTCGGCGGAGCCGAGGCCTACGGACCCGTGCTGCAGGGTCTCGCCCGGCCGGTCAACGACCTTTCGCGCGGCTGCAGCGTCGACGATATCATCGGCGTAGTCGCCATCACCGCCCGGCAGGCCATCGACGGGAGAAACGAGTCATCATGA
- a CDS encoding DUF1638 domain-containing protein, whose amino-acid sequence MSFQSKTKERKRYKLVGCEIFFRELCAAAARTPHCIDLEFLPKGLHDLETGEMLERVQTAVDRAEPERHDAVLLGYGLCNNGLVGVRAKEVELVLPRAHDCITLFLGSRRRYREYFDAHPGSYYLTSGWLERGHGGGGDLEDLSIQSKLGLNMAYEELVEQYGEDNAQYLWETLGDATPHYELFTYIETGVPDEKRFVEEGRRLAEEKGWSFEHLEGDPNLLERLVCGHWDEEDFLRVPPGHKVRATHDDRIVEAVPE is encoded by the coding sequence ATGAGTTTCCAGTCAAAAACGAAAGAACGGAAGCGTTACAAGCTGGTGGGGTGCGAGATTTTCTTCCGCGAGCTATGCGCCGCCGCGGCGCGCACGCCGCACTGCATCGACCTCGAATTCCTGCCGAAGGGACTGCACGACCTCGAGACCGGGGAGATGCTTGAACGGGTGCAGACCGCGGTCGACCGCGCGGAGCCCGAACGGCACGACGCCGTGCTGCTCGGCTACGGGCTCTGCAACAACGGCCTGGTCGGGGTCCGCGCGAAGGAGGTGGAACTGGTGCTGCCCCGGGCGCACGACTGCATCACGCTGTTCCTGGGCAGCCGGCGGCGCTATCGTGAGTATTTCGACGCCCACCCCGGTTCCTATTACCTGACCAGCGGGTGGCTCGAACGGGGGCACGGAGGGGGAGGGGACCTCGAGGATCTCTCCATCCAGAGCAAACTCGGCCTGAATATGGCCTACGAAGAACTCGTGGAGCAGTACGGCGAGGACAACGCACAGTATCTGTGGGAGACGCTCGGTGACGCTACCCCCCATTACGAACTCTTCACCTACATCGAGACCGGTGTTCCGGACGAGAAACGCTTTGTCGAGGAAGGACGCAGGCTCGCCGAAGAGAAGGGCTGGAGCTTTGAACACCTCGAGGGCGATCCGAACCTGCTGGAACGGCTGGTCTGCGGACACTGGGACGAGGAGGATTTTCTCCGCGTCCCCCCGGGCCATAAAGTGCGCGCCACCCACGACGACCGGATCGTTGAAGCCGTGCCGGAGTGA
- the rph gene encoding ribonuclease PH, with translation MKGFEELDKDELELPPYEREDGRAADELRTVAIEPGFIRSARGSVLIAMGNTRVICTASVDESVPGWMRAQNVPGGWLTAEYGMLPAATADRNRREVSAGKPGGRTMEIQRLIGRALRAVVDLEKLGRRQIYLDCDVIQADGGTRTASITGAYVALRLAVNHMRNTGLIKENPISEPLAAVSVGVVEKTPLLDLCYVEDSAAEVDMNVVMTASGKFIELQGTAEERPFSRDQLDAMLGLAEKGIGELLELQESVISASG, from the coding sequence ATGAAGGGATTTGAGGAACTGGACAAAGACGAGCTGGAACTTCCGCCTTATGAGCGTGAGGACGGACGGGCGGCCGACGAGCTGCGCACGGTCGCGATCGAACCCGGGTTTATCCGCTCGGCGCGCGGGTCCGTGCTGATCGCCATGGGGAATACGCGTGTCATCTGCACGGCAAGCGTCGATGAAAGCGTGCCGGGCTGGATGCGCGCTCAGAACGTTCCCGGTGGATGGCTGACCGCGGAATACGGTATGCTGCCCGCGGCGACCGCCGACCGCAATCGCCGCGAGGTCTCCGCCGGCAAACCGGGCGGACGGACCATGGAGATCCAGCGGCTGATCGGACGCGCGCTGCGGGCGGTGGTCGACCTGGAGAAACTGGGACGCCGCCAGATCTACCTCGACTGCGACGTGATCCAGGCCGACGGCGGGACGCGCACGGCTTCAATCACCGGCGCCTATGTTGCGTTGCGACTCGCCGTGAACCACATGCGCAATACGGGGCTGATCAAAGAGAACCCCATCAGTGAACCGTTGGCCGCCGTGAGCGTAGGGGTGGTCGAAAAGACCCCGCTGCTGGATCTCTGCTACGTGGAAGACTCGGCCGCGGAGGTCGATATGAACGTCGTGATGACCGCCTCCGGAAAGTTCATCGAACTTCAGGGCACCGCCGAGGAACGACCGTTCTCCCGGGACCAGCTCGACGCCATGCTCGGCCTCGCGGAGAAGGGGATCGGGGAACTGCTGGAGCTGCAGGAGTCGGTCATCTCCGCGTCGGGTTAA
- the pcnB gene encoding polynucleotide adenylyltransferase PcnB, with product MDDRSETPAAPPADPQGSAAVIDRGSHPVSRRNISSAAIKVLYRIKNHGHLAYLAGGGVRDLLLNRTPKDFDIATDATPEELRAMFNNSRIIGRRFRLVHVLFRGEIIEVSTFRAGVRAEDAEQHSDHAFRTEDGVIVRDNVWGTAAQDALRRDFTVNALFYNIADFSIIDYVGGLEDIDRRTIRVIGDPTDRFTEDPVRMIRAIRFAATLGFDIEETARRSIGELGETMQAASPARLYEEVRKLFLCGNGERVFELLSELDFIEPLFPELGEWLKDPEGEAGVHWIRNTFRQLDRWVAAGLKVDTPLMFALLFGAYHERRAETLCREESLSPAAALQQATHDHILQLGERIAIPKNDRARIARIMALQPRFRKTTPSRVHKLERNPQFLDAWLYFKFAAKTFDRDGKEVTFWEKRHRGEGG from the coding sequence ATGGACGACCGCTCAGAGACCCCCGCCGCCCCGCCCGCTGATCCTCAGGGATCTGCCGCGGTCATCGACCGCGGCAGTCATCCGGTGAGCCGCAGGAACATCAGCAGCGCCGCGATCAAGGTGCTCTACAGAATCAAGAACCACGGCCACCTCGCCTATCTCGCCGGAGGCGGCGTCCGCGATCTGCTTCTCAATCGCACTCCCAAGGATTTCGATATCGCCACCGACGCCACGCCCGAAGAACTGCGCGCCATGTTCAACAACTCGCGCATCATCGGGCGGCGATTCCGGCTCGTTCATGTGCTCTTCCGCGGGGAGATTATCGAAGTCTCCACCTTCCGCGCGGGGGTCAGGGCCGAAGACGCCGAACAGCATTCCGACCACGCATTCCGCACCGAGGACGGCGTGATCGTGCGGGATAACGTCTGGGGCACCGCCGCCCAGGACGCCCTGCGCCGCGACTTCACGGTCAATGCCCTGTTCTATAACATCGCCGATTTTTCGATCATCGATTACGTGGGCGGGCTCGAAGACATCGACCGGCGCACCATCCGCGTGATCGGCGATCCCACCGATCGCTTCACCGAGGACCCGGTGCGCATGATCCGCGCGATCCGTTTCGCCGCCACACTGGGATTCGATATCGAGGAGACGGCCCGCCGGTCTATCGGGGAACTTGGAGAAACCATGCAGGCCGCCTCGCCGGCCCGCCTCTACGAAGAGGTCCGCAAACTGTTCCTGTGCGGAAACGGGGAACGGGTCTTTGAACTGCTCTCCGAGCTGGATTTCATCGAGCCGCTCTTCCCGGAACTCGGGGAGTGGCTGAAAGATCCCGAGGGCGAAGCGGGCGTACACTGGATCCGAAACACGTTCCGCCAGCTCGACCGCTGGGTCGCGGCGGGACTGAAAGTGGATACGCCTCTCATGTTCGCGCTCCTGTTCGGGGCCTACCACGAACGCCGGGCCGAGACGCTCTGCCGGGAAGAGTCCCTGTCACCCGCCGCCGCGCTTCAGCAGGCGACGCACGATCATATCCTCCAGCTCGGCGAACGGATCGCCATCCCGAAAAACGACCGGGCACGGATCGCCCGGATCATGGCCCTTCAGCCGCGTTTCCGTAAAACGACGCCGTCCAGAGTCCATAAGCTGGAACGAAATCCCCAGTTCCTCGACGCCTGGCTCTATTTCAAATTCGCCGCCAAGACGTTCGACCGCGACGGCAAAGAAGTGACGTTCTGGGAAAAACGCCATCGGGGGGAAGGGGGATGA
- the htpG gene encoding molecular chaperone HtpG, whose translation MAQSKRKFRTEVSKLLQIIVHSLYSHKEIFLRELISNAGDAIDKMRYEALNNPDLAEGDTEWGITITADKENRTLTISDNGIGMSRDEIAENLGTIARSGTTEFLEKLREQDVKEHPELIGQFGVGFYSAFMVADEVTVISRPPQQPAVKWRSKGDESYTIEDTEKDRRGTDVILHLNEGEEEFLEDHRLKALIKKFSDFMEHPIELEGETVNSRKALWLRSKSDIGDEEYHEFYKSIAHDFEDPLETIHTIAEGALEFRAVLFIPSRRPYDLFHAEPKSNLHLYIQRVFITDECEELLPSYLRFIKGVVDASDLPLNVSREMLQHVPALNKIRNNLVGRVLKTLKEMKEKDFDRYRRFHDSFGAVLKEGLAQDFSNREKIAELLLFESTATDPGDVTTLDAYLDGMPSDQEEIYYLAGSSREMLEHSPHIEPLKARSREVLFMTDPVDEFVMPSVEYKGKKLVAVNRDEVEETEEEKQSRESKEKDYAGLVDLFNEELDAVKEVRVSSRLRESACCLTLDRESMTPQMELLMKQMGQEPPESKRIFELNPDHPAVRSLRKLHETEGASDRVKDGLHLLYEEALLAEGLKPSDPAEFGKRINRMIEHLGAQGGE comes from the coding sequence ATGGCCCAGAGCAAGCGTAAATTCAGGACCGAAGTCAGCAAACTGCTGCAGATCATTGTGCATTCGCTCTACTCACACAAGGAGATCTTCCTGCGCGAACTGATCAGCAACGCCGGCGACGCCATCGACAAGATGCGCTACGAGGCGCTCAACAATCCCGATCTCGCCGAAGGCGACACCGAATGGGGCATCACCATCACGGCGGACAAGGAGAACCGCACGCTCACGATCTCCGATAACGGCATCGGCATGTCGCGCGACGAAATCGCCGAAAATCTCGGCACGATCGCCCGCTCGGGAACGACCGAATTTCTCGAGAAACTCCGCGAACAGGACGTCAAGGAGCACCCCGAACTGATCGGGCAGTTCGGGGTCGGATTCTACTCCGCCTTCATGGTAGCCGACGAGGTCACCGTGATCTCCCGCCCTCCGCAGCAGCCGGCGGTCAAGTGGCGCTCAAAGGGCGACGAGAGCTACACCATCGAAGACACGGAAAAAGATCGGCGCGGAACGGACGTCATTCTGCATCTCAATGAAGGCGAGGAGGAATTCCTGGAGGATCACCGCCTCAAGGCGCTGATCAAGAAGTTCTCCGATTTCATGGAACATCCGATCGAACTTGAAGGCGAGACCGTGAACTCGCGCAAGGCCCTGTGGCTGCGGTCCAAGTCAGACATCGGCGACGAGGAGTACCACGAATTTTACAAATCGATCGCGCACGACTTCGAAGATCCGCTCGAAACGATCCACACCATCGCCGAAGGCGCACTGGAGTTCCGGGCGGTACTCTTCATCCCGTCCAGGCGTCCCTACGACCTGTTTCACGCGGAGCCGAAATCGAATCTTCACCTGTACATCCAGCGCGTCTTCATCACCGACGAGTGCGAGGAACTGCTGCCCTCGTACCTGCGGTTCATCAAGGGCGTGGTCGACGCCTCGGATCTTCCGCTGAACGTATCGCGCGAGATGCTCCAGCACGTGCCGGCGCTGAACAAGATCCGCAACAACCTGGTCGGCCGCGTCCTCAAGACGCTGAAAGAAATGAAGGAGAAGGATTTTGACCGGTACCGCAGGTTTCACGACTCGTTCGGCGCGGTGCTGAAGGAAGGGCTGGCGCAGGACTTCTCGAATCGCGAGAAGATCGCGGAACTGCTGCTGTTCGAATCCACCGCCACCGATCCCGGGGATGTGACCACGCTCGACGCCTACCTCGACGGCATGCCGTCCGACCAGGAGGAGATCTACTACCTGGCGGGATCGAGCCGCGAGATGCTCGAACACTCCCCGCACATCGAGCCGCTCAAGGCCCGCAGCCGCGAGGTGCTCTTCATGACCGATCCGGTCGACGAGTTCGTGATGCCGTCCGTCGAATACAAGGGCAAGAAGCTCGTGGCGGTCAATCGCGACGAGGTCGAAGAGACGGAAGAAGAGAAGCAGAGCCGCGAGTCGAAGGAAAAGGATTACGCCGGCCTCGTGGACCTCTTCAACGAGGAACTCGATGCCGTCAAGGAGGTGCGTGTTTCCAGCCGCCTCAGGGAGAGCGCCTGCTGTCTTACGCTCGACCGCGAATCGATGACGCCGCAGATGGAGCTGCTCATGAAGCAGATGGGGCAGGAACCGCCGGAGTCCAAACGCATCTTCGAACTCAACCCCGATCATCCCGCCGTCCGGTCGCTGCGGAAACTGCACGAGACCGAAGGCGCGAGCGACCGGGTCAAAGACGGCCTGCACCTGCTCTACGAGGAGGCCCTGCTGGCGGAAGGACTCAAGCCGTCCGATCCCGCCGAATTCGGAAAAAGGATCAACCGGATGATCGAACATCTCGGCGCCCAGGGCGGCGAATGA
- a CDS encoding DUF4186 domain-containing protein, with product MTMTATMTRLDNWKEIRQRFEKSKHRRQFQFGEAEREYVSSRGMDIIRRHASDFVRKRLRPANPRNDGRQTPTKGHPVFIAQHATATCCRKCLSKVHRIELDRPLTDDEAAFAVNVIVQWIADQMNTPST from the coding sequence ATGACGATGACCGCGACGATGACCAGGCTGGACAACTGGAAAGAGATCAGGCAGCGCTTCGAAAAATCGAAGCACCGTCGTCAGTTCCAATTCGGTGAGGCCGAACGCGAATACGTAAGCTCACGCGGAATGGACATCATCCGCCGTCATGCAAGCGATTTTGTCCGCAAGCGGCTCCGGCCCGCCAATCCGCGCAACGACGGACGCCAGACCCCGACGAAAGGACATCCGGTTTTCATCGCCCAGCATGCGACCGCGACCTGCTGCCGCAAATGCCTCTCCAAAGTTCATCGCATCGAACTGGACCGACCGCTGACGGACGACGAGGCCGCGTTCGCGGTGAATGTGATCGTCCAGTGGATTGCGGATCAGATGAACACCCCTTCCACCTGA
- the cysS gene encoding cysteine--tRNA ligase: MTLRLYNTMSRSREAFEPLEEGVVRMYTCGPTVYDFAHIGNFRAYVFEDLLRRYLRYLGYRVIQVQNLTDVDDKTIRGAREKGVPLKEYTKPYIDAFFEDLHTLNVEPAEFYPAATDHVQDMIDLVQTLMDKGYAYRAEDGSIYFSIDRFEEYGKLARLDREGMRSGARVAHDEYEKENVADFALWKAWTPEDGDVAWEAPWGRGRPGWHIECSAMSMHYLGPTLDIHTGGVDNIFPHHEDETAQSEAATGEPFVRYWMHCGYLVVEDKKMSKSLGNFFTLRDLRDRGFSGREIRCELASAHYRQSLNFTLRSLEAGRSALRRLDEFYRRLEETASGASPGELPAWARDTEPRFREAMDDDLNVSGASAAVFDAVHEGNRALDAGEVDESAAAAVLDLWRRLDTVFGYLVPPRLEVPEEIERMAHERQEARRRRDFDAADRIRDELAARGWVVKDTPEGPKLTRS, translated from the coding sequence ATGACCCTCCGGCTGTACAACACGATGTCCCGGAGCAGGGAGGCCTTCGAGCCCCTTGAAGAGGGCGTGGTGCGCATGTACACCTGCGGCCCCACGGTCTACGACTTTGCCCACATCGGCAATTTTCGCGCGTATGTCTTCGAGGACCTGTTGCGCCGCTACCTCCGCTACCTCGGCTACCGGGTCATCCAGGTGCAGAACCTGACGGACGTCGACGACAAAACCATCCGCGGCGCGCGCGAAAAAGGCGTCCCGCTGAAGGAGTACACAAAGCCCTACATCGACGCCTTTTTCGAAGACCTGCACACCCTCAACGTCGAGCCGGCGGAGTTCTATCCCGCCGCCACCGATCACGTGCAGGACATGATCGATCTCGTGCAGACGCTCATGGATAAGGGCTACGCGTACCGCGCCGAGGACGGCTCGATTTATTTCAGCATCGACCGGTTCGAGGAGTACGGAAAACTGGCGCGGCTCGACCGCGAGGGGATGCGCAGCGGAGCCCGCGTGGCCCACGACGAGTACGAGAAGGAGAACGTCGCCGACTTCGCGCTCTGGAAGGCGTGGACCCCGGAGGACGGGGACGTGGCGTGGGAGGCCCCGTGGGGACGCGGCCGGCCGGGCTGGCATATCGAGTGTTCGGCCATGAGCATGCACTACCTCGGGCCTACGCTGGATATCCATACCGGCGGCGTAGACAACATATTTCCGCACCACGAGGACGAGACCGCCCAGAGCGAGGCGGCCACCGGCGAGCCGTTCGTCCGCTACTGGATGCACTGCGGATATCTCGTGGTCGAAGACAAGAAGATGTCGAAGTCGCTCGGCAATTTCTTCACGTTGCGCGACCTGCGCGACCGGGGTTTTTCGGGGCGCGAGATCCGGTGCGAACTGGCCTCGGCCCACTATCGCCAGTCGCTCAATTTCACCCTCCGCTCGCTCGAGGCCGGACGCAGCGCGCTCCGGCGCCTCGATGAATTCTACCGGCGCCTGGAGGAGACGGCCTCGGGCGCGTCGCCGGGCGAACTCCCCGCATGGGCGCGGGATACCGAGCCGCGGTTCCGGGAGGCGATGGACGACGATCTGAACGTGTCGGGCGCCTCGGCGGCCGTATTCGATGCCGTGCACGAGGGCAACCGCGCCCTGGATGCGGGGGAGGTGGACGAGTCCGCGGCCGCCGCGGTGCTCGACCTCTGGCGGCGTCTCGACACCGTGTTCGGCTATCTGGTGCCGCCCCGGCTGGAGGTTCCGGAGGAGATCGAGCGCATGGCGCACGAGCGTCAGGAGGCGCGCCGGAGGCGCGATTTCGACGCGGCCGACCGGATCCGCGACGAACTAGCCGCTCGGGGCTGGGTCGTGAAGGACACGCCGGAGGGGCCCAAACTGACGCGGAGCTGA
- a CDS encoding homoserine dehydrogenase, translating into MKTVRVGILGFGTVGAGVVEGLRRNGARIAERTGLNLEVGGIADLDLETDRGVEVDRALLTADAASLVDDPGIDVVAELIGGEGAARELTLRALKAGKPVVTANKALLAEHGKEIFDAVERAEAGLYFEAAVGGGIPILRALCGGLVGERVERMYGILNGTCNYILSRMESDRLSFEHVLAEAQRAGYAEAEPGLDVDGFDTAHKAVILAALAYGAPLPMDGIRVRGIRGIASGEIEYAAELGYRIKLLAIVRQRENGIELRVEPALVPRQHPLASVGGVFNAVAVEGDLTGETMYYGRGAGRYPTASAVIGDLVQAAGDRAAGAAPRPRISSSRSLDLLPAGDAPLRCYLRLALIDRPGVLAKVAEVLGAHGISIASVLQKERREGEYAPVIVLTHKARESRYEAAVEAIRSLEVVGEDIVRLAIEDFDD; encoded by the coding sequence ATGAAAACGGTACGAGTGGGGATCCTGGGATTCGGGACGGTCGGTGCGGGAGTCGTCGAAGGATTGAGGCGCAACGGCGCACGGATCGCCGAACGGACCGGCCTCAATCTTGAGGTCGGCGGCATCGCCGATCTCGATCTGGAAACGGACCGCGGCGTGGAGGTCGATCGCGCGCTGCTCACCGCCGATGCCGCTTCGCTGGTCGACGATCCCGGGATCGATGTGGTCGCCGAACTGATCGGCGGCGAGGGCGCGGCCCGGGAGCTGACCCTTCGGGCACTCAAGGCCGGTAAACCGGTCGTTACGGCCAACAAGGCCCTGCTGGCGGAGCACGGAAAAGAGATCTTCGACGCCGTGGAGCGGGCGGAGGCCGGGCTGTACTTCGAGGCGGCGGTGGGCGGCGGGATCCCGATCCTGCGCGCCCTGTGCGGGGGACTGGTCGGCGAGCGGGTGGAACGCATGTACGGCATTCTCAACGGCACCTGCAATTACATCCTCAGCCGGATGGAGTCCGATCGCCTGTCCTTCGAGCACGTGCTGGCCGAGGCCCAGAGAGCGGGCTATGCCGAGGCGGAGCCGGGACTGGACGTGGACGGATTCGATACCGCGCACAAGGCGGTGATCCTGGCCGCGCTGGCCTACGGCGCCCCGCTCCCGATGGACGGCATCAGGGTCCGCGGTATCCGGGGCATCGCCTCCGGCGAAATCGAGTACGCCGCGGAACTCGGATACCGGATCAAGCTGCTCGCCATCGTGCGGCAGCGCGAAAACGGAATCGAGCTGCGCGTGGAGCCGGCCCTGGTGCCCCGGCAGCATCCGCTGGCCTCGGTCGGCGGGGTGTTCAACGCGGTGGCCGTGGAGGGCGATCTCACGGGCGAGACGATGTACTACGGCCGGGGCGCCGGCCGCTATCCCACCGCCAGCGCGGTGATCGGCGATCTCGTTCAGGCCGCAGGCGATCGTGCCGCCGGCGCGGCGCCGCGGCCGAGGATTTCGTCTTCGCGAAGCCTCGACCTGCTTCCGGCGGGCGACGCGCCTCTGCGCTGCTATCTCCGTCTCGCGCTGATCGACCGGCCCGGCGTGCTCGCGAAAGTCGCCGAAGTGCTCGGCGCCCACGGCATCAGTATCGCCTCCGTGCTCCAGAAAGAGCGGCGGGAAGGGGAATACGCCCCGGTGATCGTCCTGACCCATAAGGCCCGGGAGTCCCGCTACGAGGCGGCCGTCGAGGCGATCCGCTCGCTCGAGGTCGTCGGCGAGGATATCGTCCGTCTTGCGATCGAGGATTTTGACGATTGA